TTCCACTCACCTTGCTGGTCTCGGGACTCTCTGGGTCAAACTGGACCTGTTTAACAGCCAGCTCTCTGCCAGTGTCTGCATCGTAGCACAGGAAGACTCGGCCAAATGCACCTTGACCCAGCAGCTTACCTAGCCGCCAGTTCGTAGGGGCACGTGGAGCTGGACAGACATGGGGSAAATCAATCAGGTCATTTGTGTGCGTTTATAAGATATACGCTGGTTGCAAAGTGCTTAGCAGCTACCTGGCCAGACCAGCTATCCTTCGACCACCAAAGTATTCTTCTCTACATTCTCAatctctcccacccctccctattctctccctccatccagctCTACTCACAGCGGCTGGGTGGGCTGATGTCCATAACGGAGAGGGTGGGGTTGGGCTCGATGTCGCTGCCCCTGCGTCTGCGGCCCCCGGGCTCCTCCAGGTCTGGGGTGAATATGCTGCTGCCACTGCTGGTGCTGGGAGACTGCTCTGTGGGGCTGAAACTGACCGGGGAATGGAAACCGTGGACCTGGGTCCGCCGCGCTCGAGGGAACGTCTTKCGCCCTGCaggggaggatgggagagggagaatgaaggTAAACAACAATAGTTTTCTGTGATACTCTAAAATACAGAATCAGACTCTGGACACCCGGATTTAAGGTTGACTTGAATATGACTTTTGTTTTAGAGattgtctgtttttgtttgttcccTCACCATCACTGTAGTCCTGAAGGCCAAAGGAAATGTGGTATCGCCGTGGGTAAGTGCCCCCTTTCCCCGACTTCTCAAACACTGGGATATCATACTCTGGGTAAACTTGGTGGTTGTCTGGGTAGCTCTGTGCCCGGGGCATACGTGACTTAGGATAGTTATCACTGCAAGGAAATACAGGAGGAATACATGCTTTAAAAACAGTTTGATTCAGAAGATGAAGTGTTGAAGGTTACCACAACGCATGCTGGCTATGTGGTTCTTAGCTGGATGTTCACGACTCACCTGTCCAGTGGGCTGTCCAGTGAGGGACAACTCCCCGATGCAGAGTTCTCTGGACTGCTCATTGACAGAGGGTCCAGCATCTAGAACYGAGAGATTGAGTTTGTCTCTGCTGTCATTTGTCATACTCTGAACATGTTAATAAAAATGTTCATAACAGTGGTAATGAAGGACAGTTAGGAGTAGGCAAGAGTGTTGGGACTAGGCCTTAGTATGACTTTTCCTAATCTGGGCCCGTCTCCATCTTTCCCCAGTCTCGGAGGTGAGGTCATAGAGATAGatgactcatctttgtatctgtgccattatgaggtctgtgagagcatgggcatcgccattgaggccatctccattttaaagtagtccattttcttcttttgtgtataaaaaaaaaaagaagaagagtgAAGCTAATATTTGTGATTTACCACCACCTGCAGTGCTGGAGTCCTGGACAAAATCGTGTGTCACTCATTTATTACAGCCCCTAGATGGCAGTGATGTAGCTTAAAAGCCATTTGCAAACCATAGGCAACCCAATTTGAAGACGACGACGCTCTGATTGGCTGATCGctcccaacccataggaatccccaaacagttgactactttaaaaatggtggaagccctaaaTGGCAATGTCAATGCTAAAACGGGTTAGATGGATAGAgagtcctctatccatctctatagGTGAGGTTACCTGGTCCATGCTTTCTGGAATGAACTCTCCCTCGCTGTTAATGCTGGTGAAGGAGCCGTTTCTGGCCACCTGCTGGAGGGCATCGGGAATGTAGCCTGGAGGGGGYGAGCTGCGGTCCCCGGAGTGGGACCCTGGATGAAAGAGAATTACATACATTTCTAGCTGAAGACTTACTACCAGACTGGTGGTGAAAGACAATGTGTTTTGGATGTGTCTAATGTCATGAAGCAAATGGAtttggagaaagaaagaaatggaaAGTATTTACTAGTAGGACAATTTCGCAgatgaattaattaattacacacacacagatatagttGTCATTGAAAACACCACAGAGTTGATGACCCACCTATCAAAGCCAGCATGCTTTTATTYTCTGTGGCCCTGAAGCGGGTGTTGTCCAGGTCTTCGTGTGGGGGCAGCAGGTCCATGCTGGACGTGGAGGTCTGAGAGGAGGAATTAAACACCATCCATATCAAAACAGCTTTACTATACAAATGTTTCTtttacagaataaaacaatgctGTTATGTCAGCTTAAACAAAGGTCTTATGATGATTCATTCAAGTAAATACTCCAGGAAGTGTGCTGAGCATAGTGAGCTGTTGATGGGTCAATCAGCCAGTACAGTAGTATGCTATGGATTGTGTGTGATTCCCTACAGTCACTGTGCTgtgatatgatatgatatgatctgggcccgtatccacaaagcaccTCAGAGTAGAAGtaatgatctaggatctgtccacataatcttattcattattatctaaaaggctaaactgatcctagatcagcactccaactctgtgatgctttgtgaatatgggccgtGAACTGCCTGGTCCTTACCTGAGAGGAGGCCTGGAGCACCAGGAGGATCTTCAGGCTCTTCATGTGGACGCTGCGATCCAGCAGCTCCACGGCCTTGTCCAGGTCATCCTGAGTGGTCAGAGGAATCACCagctgggagggaggaggggagagaaccaCAGAGAGGGGAAACAGACAGACTGgattagaaggagaggaagaaatgaGAGCAAAACGGCAGGAAGAGAAGGAagtgaaagagaaaagaaaaggtaTTGGTAGTTTATCTCAGAACAATTAATTATCTRGCTCACACACATGTTGAGGATTGGCTTTTGGTGCTTATTTGACTGCCAGAAACCAACACTGTGACTAGGGGCTGGGCTATATGGACCAAATATCATATCACGGTATTTACAAAATATTGGACGGTATTTTATGTTATGAATAataagttctacatttgctttatgaccCTAGTGTGGCAACACATACATCCTAAGTGATTTCAATGTGTCTTTCTCCAATCTGATGGTTTTATAGTGTTCAATTCAACCAAAAATCATGTCCTGCATTTTAATCCATTTCTGTATTTcttgcactcatttgagatctcCACTGTCACGTAGGGCTGCACAATATGGGCAAACAATCTAGgctttatttttaaccaaatgttgcaaaacaaaaaacatttctcataagaaactagctccctggtatacagaaaatacccgagctctgaagcaccttccagaaaattggaatggaaatggcgccacaccaaactggaagtcttccgactagcttggaaagacagtaccgtgcagtatcgaagagccctcactgctgctcgatcagcctATTTtgccaacttaattgaggaaaataagaacaatccaaaatgtatttttgatactgtcgcaaagctaactaaaaagcagcattccccaagtgaggatggctttcacttcagcagtgataaattcctgaacttctttgaggaaaagatcatgatcattagaaagcaaattacggactcctctttaaatctgcgtattcctccaaagctcagttgtcctgagtctgcacaactctgccaggacctaggatcaagggagacacccACGTTTTTTAATACTCCATCTcctgacacattgatgaaaataatcatggccctTAAACCTTCAAGCTACATACTGGACCCtaatccaactaaactactgaaagagctgcttcctgcgcttgaccctcctatgttgaacataataaacagctccctatccactggatgtgtaccaaactcactaaaagtggcagtaataaagcctctcttgaaaaagccaaaccttgacccagaaaatataaaaaactatcagcctatatcgaatctcccattcctatcaacatttttagaaaaagctgttgcgcagcaactcactgccttcctgaagacaaacaatgtatacaaaacgcttcagtctggttttagaccccatcacagcactgagactgcactWgtgaaggtggtaaattaccttttaatggcYtcagaccgaggctctgcaacTGTCCTCGTGCGCCTAGACCtaagtgctgcttttgataccgtcgatcaccacattcttttggagagattagaaacccaaattggtctacacggacaagttctggcctagtctctgtggatggtttgtcctctgacaaaacaAGGGTAAATGTCGGTATTcttcaaggctccgttttagtaccactattgttttcactatatattttacctcttggtgatgtcattcggaaacataatgttaactttcactgctatgcggacgacacacagctgtacatttcgatgaaacgtggtgaagccccaaaattgccctccctggaagcctgtgtttcagacataaggaagtggatggcggcaaatgttctacttttaaacccgtacaaaacagagatgctagttctagttctaggtcccaagaaacaatgagatcttctgttgaatctgacaattaatcttgatggttatacagtcgtctcaaataaaactgaaggaccacggcgttactctggaccctgatctctcttttgacgaacatatcaagactgtttcaaggacagctttttccatctacgtaacattgcaaaaatctgaaactttctgtccaaaaatgatgcagaaaaatgtatccatgcttttgtcacttctaggttagactactgcaatgctctactttccggctacccggataaagcactaaataaacttcagtttgtgctaaatacggctgctagaatcctgactagaaccaaaaaatttgatcatattactccagtgctagcctccc
This region of Salvelinus sp. IW2-2015 linkage group LG12, ASM291031v2, whole genome shotgun sequence genomic DNA includes:
- the map3k2 gene encoding mitogen-activated protein kinase kinase kinase 2, which produces MQDLAELHRSSRPAMTLSDLGKPKASSPKNQNNVRVKFEYKGEKRILQFFRPVRLDDLGNKAKVAFGQAMDLHYTNNELVIPLTTQDDLDKAVELLDRSVHMKSLKILLVLQASSQTSTSSMDLLPPHEDLDNTRFRATENKSMLALIGSHSGDRSSPPPGYIPDALQQVARNGSFTSINSEGEFIPESMDQMLDPLSMSSPENSASGSCPSLDSPLDSDNYPKSRMPRAQSYPDNHQVYPEYDIPVFEKSGKGGTYPRRYHISFGLQDYSDGRKTFPRARRTQVHGFHSPVSFSPTEQSPSTSSGSSIFTPDLEEPGGRRRRGSDIEPNPTLSVMDISPPSRSPRAPTNWRLGKLLGQGAFGRVFLCYDADTGRELAVKQVQFDPESPETSKEVSALECEIQLLKNLCHERIVQYYGCLRDSNERTLSIFMEYMPGGSIKDQLKSYGALTENVTRRYTHQILEGVSYLHSNMIVHRDIKGANILRDSVGNVKLGDFGASRRLQTICLSGTGIKSVTGTPYWMSPEVISGEGYGRKADIWSVGCTVVEMLTQRPPWAEFDAMAAIFKIATQPTNPSLPAHVSDHGRDFLKRIFVETKLRPSADDLLRHIFVH